AGGAGCTGCAGCAGGACAAGGCCAACCGCAGGGCAGGGTTAATCTACAACATCGCCCATGTCTCCCGTGAGCTGATGATCGAGACAAAATCAATCGTGAAAGAGGAGAAGTGAAACATTGGATGATTTGAATAGACAACCGCACGCGCGCCTTTCAGCGGCTGAGGTTTTAAAAGCGTTTCGTTGTTTCAGGGCGAAACGTTTTTTTGTGTTATCTTTGTATCTTCTTATGAACATTTGCAGATGGTAACGATATTAGGCATAGAATCTTCCTGCGACGACACCTCAGCAGCGGTGATACGCGATGGGGTGATCTGCTCGAACGTGATTGCCGGACAGGCCGTGCACGAGCGCTATGGAGGCGTGGTGCCCGAGTTGGCATCGCGTGCACACCAGCAGCACATCATCCCGGTGGTGCACGACGCCTTGCAGCAGGCGGGAATTGCCAAAGAAGAGGTGACGGCTGTGGCATTTACCCGCGGACCTGGATTGCTAGGTTCACTGCTTGTGGGTACCTCTTTCGCAAAAGGGTTCTCCTCCGCACTTGATATTCCGATGATTGAGGTGAACCACCTGCAGGCACACGTGTTGGCACACTTCATCAAGGAGGATGAAAACGATGCCGACCAGCCCTCCTTCCCATTCCTCTGTCTGCTCGTCTCGGGTGGCAACTCGCAGATCATCCTTGTGAAGTCGCACAGCCAGATGGAGATCATTGGACAGACCATCGACGATGCCGCCGGTGAGGCGTTCGACAAGTGCGCCAAGGTGATGGGACTAGGCTACCCCGGGGGGCCGGTGGTCGATCGCCTGGCGAAGGAGGGCAATCCGAAACGGTTCACCTTCAGCAAGCCCAACATTGCCGGCTACGACTACAGCTTCAGTGGACTGAAAACCTCATTCCTCTATTTCCTGCGGGATGAGCTGAAGATGAACCCCGATTTCATCGAACAAAACAAGAACGACCTTTGCGCCTCATTGCAGCAGACCATCATCGACATCCTGATGAACAAGGTCTACCATGCCGCGAAAGATCTACACATCAAAGAGGTGGCAGTGGCAGGTGGTGTCTCGGCCAACTCGGGACTGAGAAGTGCCTTTGAAGCATACAGCAGGCGTTACGGCTGGAAGATTCATATTCCCAAATTTGCCTTTACCACCGACAATGCCGCCATGGTCGCCATCACGGGTTACTACAAGTATCTCCGCGGTGAGTTCTGCGGACCGGAGGTGTCACCCTACGCGAGAGTCTCCATTTGATATCAGCAAACAAACAATTATCCAGATAGTATGACTGAAAAAGAAAACAATGTCGTTGAGGAGAACAAGAAGAGCCTCAATTTTATCGAAGCGATGGTAGAAAAAGACCTGGCTGCAGGGCGTAACGATGGTCGTATACAGACCCGTTTCCCGCCCGAGCCGAACGGTTACCTGCACATCGGCCACGCCAAGGCCATCTGCATCGATTTCGGCATTGCACAAAAATATGGAGGGGTCTGCAACCTCCGCTTCGACGACACCAACCCGGTAAAAGAGGATGTGGAGTATGTCGATTCCATCATGGAAGATATCCGGTGGCTCGGCTACAAGTGGGGCAACGTTTACTACGCTTCCGACTACTTCCAGCAACTGTGGGATTTCGCCGTGAAGCTGATCCGTGAGGGCAAAGCCTACGTCGACGAACAGTCGGCCGAGGAGATCGCCCGCCAGAAGGGTACACCTACCGTGCCCGGCACCCACAGTCCCTATCGCGACCGCCCGGTGGAGGAGTCGCTTGCCCTCTTCGAGCAGATGAACAGCGGCGAGATCCCCGAGGGGAAGATGGTGTTGCGTGCCAAGATCGACATGGCTGCCTCCAACATGCACTTCCGCGACCCGATCATCTATCGC
This genomic window from Dysgonomonadaceae bacterium zrk40 contains:
- the tsaD gene encoding tRNA (adenosine(37)-N6)-threonylcarbamoyltransferase complex transferase subunit TsaD, translating into MVTILGIESSCDDTSAAVIRDGVICSNVIAGQAVHERYGGVVPELASRAHQQHIIPVVHDALQQAGIAKEEVTAVAFTRGPGLLGSLLVGTSFAKGFSSALDIPMIEVNHLQAHVLAHFIKEDENDADQPSFPFLCLLVSGGNSQIILVKSHSQMEIIGQTIDDAAGEAFDKCAKVMGLGYPGGPVVDRLAKEGNPKRFTFSKPNIAGYDYSFSGLKTSFLYFLRDELKMNPDFIEQNKNDLCASLQQTIIDILMNKVYHAAKDLHIKEVAVAGGVSANSGLRSAFEAYSRRYGWKIHIPKFAFTTDNAAMVAITGYYKYLRGEFCGPEVSPYARVSI